In a single window of the Pseudorca crassidens isolate mPseCra1 chromosome 9, mPseCra1.hap1, whole genome shotgun sequence genome:
- the LOC137230424 gene encoding calcitonin receptor-stimulating peptide 2-like produces MVFWKFPPFLVLSILVLYQAGVLHSAPFRSALESGFVPATLTEEESRLLLAAMVKYYVQMKASELEHEEESFSITAQKSSCNTATCVTHKMAGWLSRSGSMIKRNYMPTNVGSKAFGHHHRDLQP; encoded by the exons ATGGTCTTCTGGAAGTTCCCCCCCTTCCTGGTCCTCAGCATCCTGGTCTTGTACCAGGCAGGTGTGCTGCACTCAGCGCCATTCAG gTCGGCCTTGGAAAGTGGCTTTGTACCTGCTACACTCACTGAGGAGGAATCGCGCCTCCTACTGGCTGCAATGGTGAAGTATTATGTGCAGATGAAGGCCAGTGAGCTGGAGCATGAGGAAGAGAGCTTCAG CATCACTGCCCAGAAGAGTTCGTGCAACACTGCCACTTGCGTGACCCATAAGATGGCGGGCTGGCTGAGCAGATCTGGGAGCATGATTAAGAGGAACTACATGCCCACCAACGTGGGCTCCAAAGCCTTTGGCCACCACCACAGGGACCTGCAGCCCTGA